One genomic window of Polyangium aurulentum includes the following:
- a CDS encoding ATP-binding protein, with protein sequence MSSLETTTLWESTLAPRPVDDAARPREALRMALARIQARATELAAEIAATREAEESKVADILHLDDLWITADIIAGPSFGLTPPEAFVLASALLVHDLAMGLATVHGSTDGLKAEKTWLEAVVGMLVQKLGRAPTQAELESPPTEIEHDALAATLRTLHGKQSERLTLAPYVDKNGREHHLIEQTDLRHAYGSTIGRVAHSHFWLATSLGEHFHDTIAAEPGMPAEWTVDAFKVACLLRVADVARIDFGRAPHFWRAARRPAGARREHWVLQEKLREPYVAGGRLIYLADSPFTVEEAPAFWLGMDTLAAVDRELRQVDTLLAETGRPRLAARGVAGVEDPGRLSDFLPVEGWTPVDTRVHVTDIPSLVERLGAARLDESDASMPLRELIQNAACAVRTRRMLEEWESDWGTITVRMGEDHEGHWLEVEDTGTGMPSEVLAAPLLDPASSYWSSLLLRRDPPGLLAKGFRRGGGTGLGPFAVFLWGQRARITTRASETQRKETSVLELYTGGATRPILRPAGEGEALTEAGTRVRVWLRSPPDAPDGIFYRRGHDRIWTLDELCAWLCPTLDVHLDVEDAHGKRTRVVPASDWTTIDGYELLGRTWSPLPEPFERLWPREIPEMAKNLRPLMSSSGDVVGRACIHPTYAGVVAVGGLRSCSLRGISGVLLGRPGATRSAAALPVVERRELSRWASEQAALVKALVQDPAELVLCAQIVRACGGSVGDLPVAEGAAGWMSEQAIAAWKDVPDEVLLVREQGGRGAPWRGRIALESSVLCVRMHLPAMLDARDPRYWPEEEPSGEPWRAVMRTLAGAVFEALARAWGVPLDAVMRATAPSRETRIIGHVDGSPVESFVDVVRRP encoded by the coding sequence ATGTCGTCCCTCGAGACCACCACCCTTTGGGAGAGCACGCTCGCCCCTCGCCCGGTGGACGACGCCGCGCGTCCCCGGGAAGCGCTGCGCATGGCGCTGGCGCGTATCCAGGCCCGTGCAACCGAGCTCGCGGCCGAGATCGCCGCCACCCGTGAAGCCGAGGAGTCCAAGGTTGCGGACATCCTGCACCTCGACGACCTCTGGATCACCGCCGACATCATCGCGGGCCCCTCTTTCGGGCTCACCCCGCCCGAGGCGTTCGTGCTCGCCTCCGCGCTGCTCGTGCACGACCTCGCGATGGGCCTCGCCACGGTGCATGGCTCGACGGACGGCTTGAAGGCCGAGAAGACGTGGCTCGAGGCGGTGGTGGGCATGCTCGTGCAGAAGCTCGGGCGCGCGCCGACCCAGGCCGAGCTGGAGAGCCCGCCGACGGAGATCGAGCACGACGCGCTCGCGGCGACCTTGCGCACGCTGCACGGCAAGCAATCCGAGCGGCTCACGCTCGCGCCTTACGTCGACAAGAACGGGCGCGAGCATCACCTCATCGAGCAGACGGATCTTCGCCACGCGTACGGCTCGACCATCGGGCGCGTGGCGCACAGCCACTTCTGGCTCGCGACCTCGCTCGGCGAGCACTTCCACGACACCATCGCGGCCGAGCCGGGCATGCCCGCGGAGTGGACCGTCGACGCGTTCAAGGTCGCGTGTCTTCTGCGCGTCGCCGACGTCGCGCGCATCGACTTCGGTCGCGCCCCGCACTTCTGGCGCGCGGCGCGCAGGCCCGCGGGCGCGCGCAGGGAGCACTGGGTCCTGCAGGAGAAGCTGCGCGAGCCGTATGTCGCGGGGGGCCGGCTCATCTACCTCGCCGACAGCCCCTTCACGGTCGAGGAGGCGCCCGCGTTCTGGCTCGGCATGGACACGCTCGCGGCCGTCGATCGCGAGCTGCGGCAGGTCGATACGCTGCTCGCGGAGACGGGTCGGCCGAGGCTCGCGGCGCGCGGCGTGGCGGGCGTCGAGGACCCGGGGCGGCTGTCGGACTTCCTCCCCGTCGAGGGCTGGACGCCCGTGGACACGCGCGTGCACGTGACGGACATCCCCTCGCTCGTCGAGCGGCTCGGGGCCGCGCGGCTCGACGAGAGTGACGCGTCGATGCCCTTGCGCGAGCTCATCCAGAACGCGGCTTGCGCGGTGCGCACGCGGCGCATGCTCGAGGAGTGGGAGAGCGACTGGGGCACGATCACCGTGCGCATGGGCGAGGACCACGAGGGTCACTGGCTCGAGGTCGAGGACACGGGCACGGGCATGCCCTCCGAGGTGCTCGCGGCGCCGCTGCTCGATCCTGCCTCGAGCTACTGGAGCTCGCTCTTGCTCCGGCGCGATCCGCCGGGCCTGCTCGCGAAGGGCTTCCGGCGCGGCGGCGGCACGGGGCTCGGGCCGTTCGCGGTTTTCCTTTGGGGTCAAAGGGCTCGCATCACCACGCGCGCGTCCGAGACCCAGCGCAAAGAGACCAGCGTGCTCGAGCTGTACACGGGCGGAGCGACGCGGCCGATCCTGCGCCCCGCGGGCGAGGGCGAGGCGCTCACCGAGGCAGGGACGCGGGTGCGCGTGTGGCTGCGCAGCCCGCCGGATGCGCCCGACGGCATCTTCTACCGGCGCGGACACGATCGCATCTGGACCCTCGACGAGCTGTGCGCGTGGCTCTGCCCGACGCTCGACGTGCACCTCGACGTGGAGGACGCGCACGGCAAGCGCACGCGCGTGGTCCCGGCGTCGGACTGGACGACCATCGACGGCTACGAGCTGCTCGGCCGCACGTGGAGCCCGCTGCCCGAGCCCTTCGAGCGCCTGTGGCCGCGCGAGATCCCCGAGATGGCGAAGAACCTCCGGCCGCTCATGAGCTCGTCGGGCGACGTGGTCGGCCGCGCGTGCATCCATCCGACGTACGCGGGCGTCGTGGCGGTGGGCGGCCTGCGTTCGTGCTCGTTGCGGGGGATCTCGGGCGTGCTGCTCGGTCGGCCCGGGGCGACGCGGAGCGCGGCGGCGTTGCCGGTGGTGGAGCGGCGCGAGCTTTCGCGCTGGGCGTCGGAGCAGGCGGCGCTCGTGAAGGCGCTCGTGCAGGATCCGGCCGAGCTGGTGCTCTGCGCGCAGATCGTGCGGGCTTGCGGCGGCTCGGTCGGCGATCTTCCGGTCGCCGAGGGCGCGGCGGGCTGGATGAGCGAGCAGGCCATCGCCGCGTGGAAGGACGTGCCCGACGAGGTGCTGCTCGTGCGCGAGCAGGGAGGCCGCGGCGCGCCGTGGCGAGGGCGCATCGCGCTCGAGAGCAGCGTGCTCTGCGTGCGGATGCACCTGCCGGCGATGCTCGACGCGCGCGACCCGCGCTACTGGCCCGAGGAGGAGCCGAGCGGCGAGCCGTGGCGCGCGGTGATGCGGACGCTGGCGGGCGCGGTGTTCGAGGCGCTCGCGAGGGCGTGGGGCGTGCCGCTCGACGCGGTGATGCGCGCGACGGCTCCCTCGCGCGAGACGCGGATCATCGGGCACGTCGATGGCAGCCCCGTGGAGAGCTTCGTGGAC